The Plasmodium gaboni strain SY75 chromosome 9, whole genome shotgun sequence DNA segment ttatgagggaaaaaaaaatattttacatatatatataatatatatatatttttattgtaaTAAGAActtgaaaatattttgtagatatattataattaaataaataaatatatttatacatacatatatatgtattgtgtataattttttttttttttttgaattagaagaatatagtttttaatttttccatatatttataaaagttatatatatatatatatatatatatatatatatatatatatatatatatatatgcaatatttttatttattcatttatttcttttgttaacaaaaaaaatatcagaaaaataaaaaataaagttTTTCATCGAATAAcataaattaatatatatatatataatgtaagtatcttttttaaatataaaaaacgaaaaaaaaaaaaaaaaaaaaaaaattatatagaaaaataaaataaatacttacatatatatatattattatatatataataacaaattttttgacacatatatattgattataatatttaatttcatatataatttgttatattaGGTACTACTTGAGACAACGTGAAATGATCCATAATTCCTTTAcatgtaaaatatataattgaaATAGTTAGCATAACTGTAAGAGATTGTAATGTATAtccttttttaattaatctatctttttttaattctttaaatttCTTATCAAGTTTTATTGcttttattaaattcttatcatttttaaaataat contains these protein-coding regions:
- a CDS encoding hypothetical protein (conserved Plasmodium protein, unknown function), which encodes MLVPPEFYNGEIELDLDNAVFEVETEKILDMYKKNILNDIFDNDYFKNDKNLIKAIKLDKKFKELKKDRLIKKGYTLQSLTVMLTISIIYFTCKGIMDHFTLSQVVPNITNYI